TGAACATTCTTCTTGATCAACTAATATATGAATTCCACATATGGAACAAGAAGCTAGTCCTGCCACTAGAGATTAACAGACCACGTTGTGATTACGTACAGATAACAGATGAAGTGTCCACATAAAGATCTGTTAAGCTGATCCCAAAAGGATTAGTTCCTAAACTGCTAAACATACTACTACAATTATTCGAGCACATCCCAGTGAGAGATGAAACATGCACTGGGAGAAAGCCTAAGGTAATCTAAATGCTAAACTTAGCAACTAATAGGTGCACCTGGTTGATGTTGCGGGGTGTGTGCTGGCCCTGGTTGGTTGATCTCGCCATTATCCATCATCAAACTTGTtctattcttttctttctcttgttCCAGCGACCTGTACTCTCCAAAGTTCGCGTAGGAATCATTAGCTTTCCCAACTAATCCAGGTTCCTGGATATTGTCAGTTTCGTCTCCTGCAACACTTCTTTCTGGTGTGACCTTATCTGGAATATCTCGGTTCACGTCACCTGCACTACTATCTTCATCAATTTGAATCTCTAGCTTTTCTCCAGATCCATGTTTCTCCTCGACTTCTAGTTCAGCTTCAGCAGCATTTGCTTTTCCAAAGACTGCATCTGCTACCACTCCCTCAAAATTATCCTTGTCCGTGGAATTGTTATGTAGCTCGGCATCAATGGCAATGGTTTCCTCTGAGCCATTTCCTGCCATTTTATCTCCATTGTCAACCTCAGTGTCATTGCTGGCCTCAATTTTCTTctctgaagcatctctatcaggcatttcctcttcttttttgttCTCTGTGTCTTCTTTCTTAGCCCCTATCTCGTCCTTCTCCTCTTCCTCCATATCAGCTTCTACtacattttcctcttcttctctgGAAAATTCCATCTCTTTCTTGTCCAAGTTTTCCTTCTCTACATTTGATACTTCCATTTCCTCATCTTTTTTGGTAGCTGATGTTGTTCGACGTCTTTTCTTTGTCGGCTCAACCACTGCCGTAGGAGGCATTGCCTTAACCTTCTCACTGATCCGCGCTGATCTCCTTCGATTCTCAATGGTACTCCAATCAAATTCTGATACACCAGGATTTCCATCGTGCGTTTTCAGGTACTGCACCAACTGTTTGCGGTTCCTGATCTCCTCTCCAGTTGGAGCAACAAATACAACCTCATTCTTCTTTACTTTACCCCCTCTCTTCGGCATGACCTACAAAGTAACATAAAAAGAAATAATGTAAGTTATCCAACTACGCTTGCTTAATTCCCTTGTCCAAGGTACCTCCTTTCTCCCAAAGGAGCCCCACCCACCCCCACCCCCTGCCCCCAAAACCCTCACATCCCTACGGTGCAGCTTAGGGGCAACTATTCTTCAAGAATCGATGGAGATTTTGGACGCTGATCTCTCAAACAAGAATTAAATGATACAGAACACCAAGCTCATAATGGTGATTACCTTAATCAATTACCTTAACATAACTACTTAATTTACCACAAAATAGATGCAGACAATGAAGTACGGAAATTAATTCCTCCCATCTGTTGGGTATAGGATCATCCTCTCTCCTTTCAGTGGAAAAAGAGGATACcgtaataaaataaataaaattattattCTTGAATGTGAGGAAAATGTTAGAGTAAGTAGCAACTTACAACACATATCTGCCTGAATTAGACCTACTTCAGAACTAATCCATTGTTCAGGAACAATTGAAATATTAGGCAGCATCTGACTTATCAACCAAAAGAACAGGGATTTAGCACGCAACTCATCCCATCCAATGATTTGACTTAAGTTCCACTAAATTATCACTCTCGGTTCCTTGTAAATTCATTGTGTTAAGCGTTTAGAATGTGCCCTGGCTCTAAATAGAAATTGACCTCGTGGCTACTGCAACAATATAATAAGCTACTAGCATAATTTTACCAATTCAAAAGTTTAAGCCTTCAGTAAATTATTTCATTTTCTAAAGCAAAATAAACGACACTAGAGAAACTTAGGAAGAAAGAAATACCAGTTTCTTCCAAGAAGAAGGTGCAGGAAGCTCCAAAGGCAAAACTTCACCCTTATCCATATTACTTGCCATCATTCTCTCCTCCAAAAACTAAACTTCTCTGTTTCAACAAAAGTTCTGTTTGTGCATATATCAGTAAAATAAAATCAGAAGCTACTGTCGGCTGAGCTTGCTTTGCTAAATAGTAAAGCAGCTCGAACTGTACAAAACCGCTTCAGCACGCAACGGATTGACCAACACGTGCCACTAAGCCAAGTTCCAATACTTTATTAGTGGTTTATCTTACTTTCAGAATAATCTGCAATGTAAAAGTTGCAACTGTACGGATGAGATTCGTTAATTAAAAGCTATTCTGGATAACGTATTTATTCTCCTAGGTCTGCCATCAAAGTCGGTGGAAAATATCTATATATCATGATTTATTAATAATTGTGATCTACGAGAAGG
This sequence is a window from Nicotiana sylvestris chromosome 3, ASM39365v2, whole genome shotgun sequence. Protein-coding genes within it:
- the LOC104215359 gene encoding methyl-CpG-binding domain-containing protein 11-like — encoded protein: MMASNMDKGEVLPLELPAPSSWKKLVMPKRGGKVKKNEVVFVAPTGEEIRNRKQLVQYLKTHDGNPGVSEFDWSTIENRRRSARISEKVKAMPPTAVVEPTKKRRRTTSATKKDEEMEVSNVEKENLDKKEMEFSREEEENVVEADMEEEEKDEIGAKKEDTENKKEEEMPDRDASEKKIEASNDTEVDNGDKMAGNGSEETIAIDAELHNNSTDKDNFEGVVADAVFGKANAAEAELEVEEKHGSGEKLEIQIDEDSSAGDVNRDIPDKVTPERSVAGDETDNIQEPGLVGKANDSYANFGEYRSLEQEKEKNRTSLMMDNGEINQPGPAHTPQHQPGAPISC